One part of the Moorena sp. SIOASIH genome encodes these proteins:
- a CDS encoding glutamine amidotransferase, translating to MTKNAIAITHVPFEDLGSLHQALDQQGYHVTYIKAASVYLDRIDFLYPDLVIILGGPIGAYDESDYPFLTDELHILEQRLAANLPTIGICLGAQLMARALGARVYPGGVKEIGWAPIELSYAGQKSPLNYLAKEHTAVLHWHGDTFDLPEGATHLAFSSKYNNQAFSWGECALGLQFHPEVTAAGLEHWFVGHAYEISSTPDLSVAELRKDTAMFAKKLEFQATLFWQTWLKQVEAIQNQLKEVDLIEIEVKVKMPRSIKKALLQETTGNNLFPHLSDQILQKGLRGVALNSGGGE from the coding sequence ATGACTAAAAATGCGATCGCCATCACACACGTTCCCTTTGAAGATCTAGGCAGTTTACATCAGGCTCTCGATCAACAGGGTTATCATGTCACCTATATCAAGGCTGCTTCTGTTTATCTAGATAGGATAGATTTTCTCTATCCAGACTTGGTAATAATTTTAGGTGGGCCGATTGGAGCCTACGACGAATCGGATTATCCTTTTCTAACAGATGAACTTCACATACTGGAGCAGCGTTTAGCAGCTAATTTACCCACCATAGGTATATGCTTGGGGGCTCAACTGATGGCAAGGGCACTGGGGGCAAGGGTTTACCCCGGTGGTGTAAAAGAAATTGGCTGGGCACCCATAGAGCTTAGCTATGCAGGTCAAAAGTCACCTTTGAACTATTTAGCCAAAGAACATACTGCAGTCCTGCACTGGCATGGCGATACTTTTGACCTTCCTGAGGGTGCTACTCATCTAGCCTTTAGTTCAAAGTACAACAACCAAGCCTTTAGCTGGGGTGAATGTGCTTTGGGTTTACAGTTTCACCCAGAAGTAACTGCTGCAGGACTAGAGCATTGGTTTGTTGGTCACGCCTACGAAATTAGTTCAACTCCCGATCTCAGTGTTGCCGAATTGCGCAAAGACACGGCTATGTTTGCCAAAAAATTAGAGTTTCAAGCTACTTTGTTTTGGCAAACATGGCTCAAACAAGTAGAAGCTATCCAGAATCAATTGAAGGAAGTGGATCTTATTGAAATCGAAGTAAAGGTTAAGATGCCAAGATCGATCAAAAAGGCACTTTTGCAAGAGACAACAGGTAATAACTTATTTCCCCATCTATCCGATCAAATCCTACAAAAAGGGTTACGAGGTGTTGCCTTGAATTCTGGCGGAGGAGAATGA
- a CDS encoding diiron oxygenase, whose amino-acid sequence MKIRNNSQFQTTNTLSFKERNFNSHDNSHCRTFLQKISNKWPQRAQVKKQEPDAKFDPTLKDFRVDLLPFKNHPRFLEASEEVQNKILSCGWLAYNDKTIGIELKIVVPACSDIIYKNVPGTEDDISQKIAIETLTDEAFHVLLVNNACSITRKQRGLESLRLPDFNLVIKMRQEQDRWSEDWQKIIVQLVTAIVSEVFISDYLKLLAEDSTIQPFNRLTVDMHRRDEMAHSPIFKNLAKLVYSKLTKEQKEFFMDMLPKPVNWFANIELGVWEAMLAQIGFPHTKEVIGDCARDNEVNLMRIDYNGVTKLAEELGILDSQRGLDSFAQANLLN is encoded by the coding sequence ATGAAAATCCGAAACAATAGTCAATTTCAGACTACAAATACTCTTTCATTCAAAGAGAGAAACTTCAACTCTCATGACAACTCCCATTGTCGCACCTTCCTACAGAAAATTTCCAATAAGTGGCCTCAACGAGCACAAGTGAAGAAGCAGGAGCCAGATGCGAAATTCGATCCAACTTTGAAAGACTTTCGCGTGGATTTGTTGCCATTTAAAAACCATCCTCGTTTCTTAGAAGCATCAGAGGAAGTCCAGAATAAAATTCTCTCGTGCGGCTGGCTGGCTTACAACGATAAAACTATCGGCATCGAATTAAAAATAGTTGTCCCTGCCTGTTCCGATATTATTTATAAAAATGTACCGGGAACAGAAGATGACATCAGTCAGAAGATTGCGATCGAGACACTTACGGATGAAGCTTTCCACGTGTTACTAGTAAACAACGCTTGCTCCATTACCCGGAAGCAAAGGGGTTTAGAGTCCCTGAGGTTGCCGGACTTTAATCTTGTTATTAAGATGCGTCAGGAACAAGACCGCTGGTCGGAAGATTGGCAAAAAATTATCGTTCAGTTGGTAACGGCGATCGTCTCCGAAGTTTTCATCAGTGACTATCTCAAGCTTTTAGCAGAGGATAGCACAATTCAGCCATTCAACAGATTGACAGTTGATATGCATCGCCGTGACGAGATGGCTCATAGCCCTATCTTTAAGAATTTGGCTAAGTTGGTTTACAGCAAACTGACTAAAGAACAGAAGGAATTCTTCATGGACATGCTGCCCAAGCCAGTTAACTGGTTTGCCAATATCGAGCTTGGTGTATGGGAAGCAATGTTGGCTCAGATCGGCTTTCCACATACTAAAGAGGTGATTGGTGATTGCGCAAGAGACAACGAGGTTAACCTGATGCGCATAGATTATAACGGGGTTACTAAGCTCGCCGAAGAGTTGGGCATTTTAGACTCCCAGCGCGGGCTCGATAGCTTCGCCCAGGCAAATCTTCTTAACTGA
- the mutS gene encoding DNA mismatch repair protein MutS codes for MSRSPQASTPESNDNLPKRATEAARKVAPENTDHRTVDRSKLTPMMQHFAELKDQYSHAVLLYRVGDFYETFFQDARIIAEALELVLTSKEAGKGVGRVPMTGVPHHALDRYSTMLVEKGYAIAICDQVEDASVAAKEGRQVRREVTRVLTPGTLMEEEMLHARRNNFLAAVVIAKNHWGLAYADISTGEFLTTQDRELDLLVQELMRLQPSEVLIPTNAPDLGSMLRPGQTSESLPDCLPNSFCYALRPQRHFTLAEARQRLLEQFRVRSLEGLGCEHLPLGVRAAGGLLEYLKDTQKENYVALQILRTYTIADYLILDHQTRRNLEITATVRDNTFNGSLLWALDRTSTAMGGRALRRWLLQPLLEIKGIRARHDTIEELVENTELRQDIQQLLRKIYDLERLTGKASSGRANARDLVALGESLLRLPELADLAAYGSSPYLKVIQNVPPQLEELGHTLQEHLVESPPLHLTEGKLIRPQVNQQLDEMRAQAEEDQQWIANLEVTEREKTDIPKLKVGFNKTFGYYISVPRAKTAQVPDDYIRKQTLVNEERYITPELKEREARILTAREDLNRLEYEIFVGLRHEVGLEADRIRGVSRAVAALDVLCGLAEVAVYQGYCRPDMDQSREIRIIDGRHPVVEQSLPSGLFVPNSASLGQNKLKVEEEFKVGRLKVVREAWPKGQGSSEFNVENSNEQPSNQQPDNEQPDNEQPATDTNLQPSNEQPDNEQPANLQPANLQPANLQPANLQPSNLQPSNLQPSNLQPATDTNLQPANLQPANLQPATDTNLQPSTLQPSTVQPATETDIPDLIILTGPNASGKSCYLRQVGLIQLMAQVGSFVPASEASLGICDRIFTRVGAVDDLATGQSTFMVEMNETANILNHATDKSLVLLDEIGRGTATFDGLSIAWAVGEYLAMEIKARTIFATHYHELNELASILPNVANYQVTVKELANEIIFLHQVQPGGANRSYGIEAGRLAGLPTSVIKRAKQVMKQIEKHSKIALGLRKGIGKQLSARNTTGQKVTDQEVTIEQLDIFDD; via the coding sequence ATGAGCAGATCCCCTCAAGCATCTACTCCCGAATCCAACGATAACCTTCCCAAAAGGGCAACTGAAGCAGCAAGGAAAGTTGCGCCTGAGAATACTGACCATCGGACAGTGGACCGCAGTAAGCTGACACCGATGATGCAGCATTTTGCTGAACTAAAAGACCAGTATTCCCATGCTGTGCTGCTCTACCGAGTTGGGGACTTCTATGAAACCTTCTTTCAGGATGCCAGGATAATTGCTGAAGCCCTGGAACTGGTCTTAACCAGCAAAGAAGCAGGTAAGGGAGTGGGACGGGTGCCAATGACAGGGGTTCCTCACCATGCTTTAGACCGCTACAGCACCATGCTTGTGGAAAAAGGCTATGCGATCGCAATTTGCGACCAAGTGGAAGATGCCTCAGTGGCAGCCAAAGAAGGACGTCAGGTGCGCCGGGAAGTCACCCGTGTCCTTACCCCCGGTACCTTGATGGAAGAGGAGATGCTCCATGCTCGTCGTAACAATTTCTTGGCAGCAGTAGTCATTGCTAAGAATCATTGGGGTTTAGCCTATGCGGATATTTCCACTGGGGAATTTCTGACTACTCAAGACCGAGAGTTAGACCTGCTGGTTCAGGAATTGATGCGCTTGCAGCCCTCTGAGGTATTAATTCCCACCAATGCTCCCGATTTGGGGAGTATGCTACGACCTGGTCAAACCTCTGAGAGTTTACCGGATTGTTTACCTAATTCATTTTGTTATGCACTCCGTCCCCAACGACACTTTACCTTGGCAGAAGCCCGACAGCGACTGTTGGAACAGTTCAGAGTGCGATCGCTAGAAGGGTTAGGGTGTGAACATCTGCCCCTTGGTGTCCGTGCTGCTGGTGGATTGTTGGAATATCTGAAGGATACCCAAAAAGAAAATTATGTAGCGTTACAGATATTACGTACCTATACTATTGCTGATTATTTAATTCTCGACCACCAGACTCGTCGCAATCTGGAAATTACCGCCACTGTCCGAGATAACACCTTTAATGGTTCCCTGCTTTGGGCTCTAGATAGAACCAGTACAGCCATGGGAGGTAGAGCATTGCGGCGCTGGCTACTGCAACCATTACTAGAGATTAAGGGAATCCGGGCGCGACATGATACGATTGAGGAGTTAGTGGAAAATACGGAACTGCGCCAGGACATACAGCAGCTGCTTCGGAAAATTTATGACTTGGAGCGGTTGACAGGGAAAGCAAGTTCTGGTAGAGCTAATGCCAGAGATTTAGTCGCCTTAGGGGAATCTCTGTTGAGGTTACCGGAATTAGCTGACCTAGCCGCTTATGGGTCTTCTCCCTATCTGAAAGTAATCCAGAATGTACCGCCACAATTGGAAGAGTTAGGGCACACACTGCAGGAGCATCTGGTAGAGTCACCACCGTTGCATCTGACTGAGGGGAAATTAATTCGGCCTCAGGTCAACCAGCAGTTGGATGAAATGCGTGCTCAAGCCGAGGAGGATCAGCAGTGGATTGCCAATTTGGAAGTCACGGAGCGGGAAAAGACAGATATTCCCAAGCTGAAGGTAGGGTTTAATAAGACTTTTGGATATTACATTAGTGTACCTCGTGCTAAGACAGCTCAGGTACCAGATGATTATATTCGGAAGCAGACCTTGGTTAATGAAGAGCGCTACATAACCCCAGAGCTGAAGGAACGGGAAGCACGGATTCTCACAGCGCGGGAGGATTTGAATCGTTTAGAGTATGAAATTTTTGTGGGCTTGCGCCATGAGGTAGGACTGGAAGCTGACAGGATTCGGGGTGTGTCTCGGGCGGTAGCAGCATTGGATGTGTTGTGTGGATTAGCAGAGGTCGCTGTTTATCAGGGGTATTGTCGTCCCGATATGGATCAAAGCCGGGAAATTCGGATTATAGATGGACGGCATCCAGTGGTGGAGCAGTCCTTGCCAAGTGGTTTGTTTGTCCCGAATTCCGCGTCTTTAGGTCAAAACAAGTTGAAGGTTGAGGAGGAGTTTAAGGTTGGAAGGTTGAAGGTTGTTCGCGAAGCGTGGCCGAAAGGCCAAGGTTCTTCCGAGTTTAACGTTGAAAATTCTAACGAGCAACCTTCTAACCAGCAACCCGATAACGAACAACCCGATAACGAACAACCTGCAACCGACACTAACCTTCAACCTTCTAACGAGCAACCCGATAACGAACAACCTGCTAACCTTCAACCTGCTAACCTTCAACCTGCTAACCTTCAACCTGCTAACCTTCAACCTTCTAACCTTCAACCTTCTAACCTTCAACCTTCTAACCTTCAACCTGCAACCGACACTAACCTTCAACCTGCTAACCTTCAACCTGCTAACCTTCAACCTGCAACCGACACTAACCTTCAACCTTCAACCCTCCAACCTTCAACCGTCCAACCTGCAACCGAAACGGACATTCCTGATTTGATTATTTTGACCGGACCGAACGCCAGTGGGAAGAGTTGTTATTTGCGTCAGGTGGGATTGATTCAGTTGATGGCACAGGTGGGAAGTTTTGTGCCAGCATCGGAAGCAAGTTTGGGGATTTGCGATCGCATTTTTACCAGAGTCGGTGCAGTGGATGATTTAGCAACAGGCCAGTCTACGTTTATGGTGGAAATGAACGAGACAGCGAATATTCTCAATCATGCTACAGATAAGTCTTTAGTGTTGTTGGATGAGATTGGTCGAGGAACCGCAACCTTTGATGGTCTTTCCATCGCTTGGGCGGTGGGGGAGTATCTGGCCATGGAAATTAAGGCACGGACGATTTTTGCCACCCATTATCATGAGTTGAATGAGTTAGCCTCAATTTTGCCCAATGTAGCTAATTATCAGGTGACGGTAAAAGAGTTAGCGAATGAAATCATCTTTTTGCATCAGGTACAGCCAGGAGGAGCTAACCGTTCTTATGGGATTGAGGCAGGACGTTTAGCTGGTTTACCAACCTCAGTGATTAAGCGGGCGAAGCAGGTGATGAAGCAAATTGAGAAGCACAGTAAAATTGCCCTGGGGTTGCGCAAGGGGATTGGCAAACAATTGTCAGCTAGGAACACAACTGGCCAAAAGGTGACAGACCAAGAGGTGACCATCGAGCAGTTGGATATTTTTGATGATTAA
- a CDS encoding MoaD/ThiS family protein has protein sequence MSEPSITVTVKLFAAYQETYGLPELQLGFPPQTSVSAVLDRLLSEHPELEQWREVTRFGINLQFVPPDTPLQDGDEVVLIPPVSGG, from the coding sequence ATGTCTGAACCATCAATCACTGTTACAGTCAAGCTTTTTGCTGCCTATCAAGAAACCTATGGCTTGCCAGAACTCCAGTTAGGATTTCCCCCTCAAACATCAGTATCAGCCGTGCTAGACCGTTTACTGAGTGAACACCCAGAGCTGGAGCAATGGCGTGAAGTGACCCGCTTTGGCATCAATCTCCAATTCGTTCCCCCCGATACCCCCTTGCAAGATGGGGATGAAGTGGTTCTGATTCCTCCTGTTAGCGGTGGCTAA